A part of Pararoseomonas sp. SCSIO 73927 genomic DNA contains:
- the rho gene encoding transcription termination factor Rho, giving the protein MHLSELKAKSPGDLLAFAEETGVENASSLRKQDMLFAILKQLADNDQAIYGDGTLEILSDGFGYLRNPQSNFLPGPDDIYVSPAQVRRFALRTGDTVEGQIRAPKDGERYFALLKVNSVNFEPPEAVRHRVNFDNLTPLYPTRRLRMENPEVEAQPADKKGPLKDNTHRVIDLVSPIGMGQRALIVAPPRTGKTVMLQNIAKSISANNPDVFLMVLLIDERPEEVTDMARTVRGEVVASTFDEPATRHVQVTEMVLEKAKRLVEHKRDVVVLLDSITRLGRAYNSVVPSSGKVLTGGVDANALQRPKRFFGAARNIEEGGSLTIIATALIDTGSRMDEVIFEEFKGTGNSEIVLDRKLSDKRVFPAIDITKSGTRKEEVLVDRAELSKMWVLRRILNPMGTQDAMEFLLDKLKYSKTNQDFFDAMNT; this is encoded by the coding sequence ATGCACCTATCCGAACTGAAGGCCAAGAGCCCCGGCGACCTCCTCGCCTTCGCGGAGGAGACCGGCGTCGAGAACGCCTCCTCGCTCCGCAAGCAGGACATGCTCTTCGCCATCCTCAAGCAGCTCGCCGACAACGACCAGGCGATCTACGGGGACGGCACGCTGGAGATCCTCTCCGACGGTTTCGGCTACCTGCGGAACCCGCAGTCCAACTTCCTTCCCGGCCCGGACGACATCTACGTCTCCCCCGCCCAGGTGCGCCGCTTCGCGTTGCGCACGGGCGATACGGTGGAAGGCCAGATCCGCGCGCCGAAGGACGGTGAGCGCTACTTCGCCCTGTTGAAGGTCAACTCCGTCAATTTCGAGCCGCCCGAGGCCGTGCGGCACCGCGTGAACTTCGACAACCTCACGCCCCTCTACCCCACTCGCCGCCTGCGGATGGAGAACCCCGAGGTGGAGGCGCAGCCCGCCGATAAGAAGGGGCCGCTGAAGGACAACACCCACCGGGTGATCGACCTCGTCTCCCCCATCGGCATGGGGCAGCGCGCGCTGATCGTGGCGCCCCCGCGCACGGGCAAGACGGTGATGCTGCAGAACATCGCCAAGTCCATCTCCGCCAACAACCCCGACGTCTTCCTCATGGTGCTGCTCATCGACGAGCGGCCGGAGGAGGTGACGGACATGGCGCGCACGGTCCGCGGCGAGGTGGTGGCCTCCACCTTCGACGAGCCGGCGACGCGCCACGTGCAGGTGACGGAGATGGTGCTGGAGAAGGCCAAGCGCCTGGTGGAGCACAAGCGCGACGTGGTGGTGCTGCTGGACTCCATCACCCGCCTCGGCCGCGCCTACAACTCCGTCGTGCCCTCCTCGGGCAAGGTGCTGACGGGCGGTGTGGACGCGAACGCGCTGCAGCGCCCGAAGCGCTTCTTCGGCGCCGCGCGCAACATCGAGGAGGGCGGGTCCCTCACGATCATCGCGACGGCCCTGATCGACACGGGCAGCCGCATGGACGAGGTGATCTTCGAGGAGTTCAAGGGCACCGGCAACTCGGAGATCGTGCTGGACCGCAAGCTCTCCGACAAGCGCGTCTTCCCCGCGATCGACATCACCAAGTCCGGCACCCGCAAGGAGGAGGTCCTGGTGGACCGCGCCGAGCTGTCGAAGATGTGGGTCCTGCGCCGAATCCTGAACCCGATGGGCACGCAGGACGCGATGGAGTTCCTGCTGGACAAGCTGAAGTACAGCAAGACGAACCAGGACTTCTTCGACGCGATGAACACCTGA
- a CDS encoding GNAT family N-acetyltransferase, whose product MMDRAAGLDGADAPLLERAALNAVPAPRVAWDGSFVLRAFHGGTGRANAASSLDLADDPELPARIARAEAHYARLGLPCRFRSTPLDPPGLATLLLDRGYREAEGALVMTGRVPPADDPAAHLCEGPDAEWLSVLATAEYQDETRRAEKREAVALMARPAAWLVLRVDGMAAACGHAVADGRLCGLFDLAVRPEFQRQGLGRRLLGALAGWGARQGAGLCWLQVAPGNAAARRVYAASGFAEVYGYRYFLRD is encoded by the coding sequence ATGATGGATCGCGCGGCAGGGCTGGACGGGGCGGATGCCCCGCTGCTGGAACGGGCGGCGCTGAACGCCGTGCCGGCGCCGCGCGTGGCCTGGGACGGCTCCTTCGTGCTGCGCGCCTTCCACGGCGGCACCGGGCGGGCGAACGCCGCCTCCTCCCTGGACCTCGCCGATGATCCGGAGCTGCCGGCCCGCATCGCCCGGGCCGAGGCGCACTACGCCCGCCTCGGCCTGCCCTGCCGCTTCCGCTCCACGCCGCTGGACCCGCCCGGGTTGGCCACCCTGCTCCTCGACCGCGGCTATCGCGAGGCCGAGGGCGCGCTCGTCATGACCGGGCGCGTGCCGCCAGCGGACGACCCGGCGGCGCATCTGTGCGAGGGGCCGGACGCCGAGTGGCTCTCCGTCCTCGCCACCGCCGAGTACCAGGACGAAACCCGCCGGGCGGAGAAGAGGGAGGCGGTGGCGCTGATGGCCCGCCCCGCCGCCTGGCTTGTGCTGCGGGTGGACGGGATGGCGGCGGCCTGTGGCCACGCCGTGGCGGATGGCCGGCTCTGCGGCCTGTTCGATCTGGCGGTGCGGCCGGAGTTCCAGCGCCAGGGGCTGGGGCGCCGCCTGCTCGGCGCCCTTGCCGGCTGGGGCGCGCGGCAGGGCGCCGGCCTGTGCTGGCTGCAGGTCGCCCCCGGCAACGCCGCCGCGCGCCGGGTCTATGCGGCGTCCGGCTTCGCGGAGGTCTACGGCTACCGCTACTTCCTGCGCGACTAG
- a CDS encoding helix-turn-helix transcriptional regulator: MSRAGQTVIPNLDLPQDAVDRPMAAFLRDYEDGQVTGRHRHARVQLLYALRGVMRITTDAASFVVPAGRALWVPAGEPHSVAIVGAVAMRALFLRADAARAGPEGVAVLAASPLLRELILAACDEPLEWDERGRGGHLAALILDEIRRAPSLPFGVPEPREPRLARMAAALREDPAIPWSLEEWAAHVGASPRSLSRLFRAETGLSFGAWRQALRLAEAAALLAQGVPPARAGAAVGYASAPAFGAAFRAAFGMTPAGVQGMRGG; encoded by the coding sequence ATGTCGCGAGCCGGCCAAACTGTCATTCCGAACCTGGATCTGCCGCAGGACGCGGTGGACCGGCCCATGGCGGCCTTCCTGCGGGACTACGAGGACGGCCAGGTCACCGGGCGGCACCGGCACGCGCGGGTGCAGCTCCTCTACGCCCTGCGCGGGGTGATGCGGATCACCACGGACGCGGCGAGCTTCGTGGTGCCGGCCGGCCGCGCCCTCTGGGTGCCGGCGGGGGAGCCGCACTCCGTCGCCATCGTCGGCGCGGTCGCCATGCGGGCCCTGTTCCTGCGCGCGGACGCCGCGCGGGCGGGGCCGGAGGGCGTGGCCGTCCTCGCCGCCTCACCCCTGCTGCGGGAACTGATCCTGGCGGCCTGCGATGAGCCGCTGGAATGGGACGAGCGCGGTCGCGGCGGCCACCTCGCCGCCCTGATCCTGGATGAGATCCGCCGCGCCCCCAGCCTGCCCTTCGGCGTGCCGGAGCCGCGCGAGCCGCGCCTGGCCCGGATGGCGGCGGCCCTGCGGGAGGATCCCGCCATTCCCTGGTCCCTGGAGGAGTGGGCGGCGCATGTCGGCGCCTCCCCGCGCAGCCTCTCCCGCCTGTTCCGGGCGGAGACGGGACTGTCCTTCGGTGCGTGGCGGCAGGCGTTGCGCCTGGCGGAGGCGGCGGCCCTGCTGGCGCAGGGCGTGCCGCCGGCCAGGGCGGGCGCGGCCGTGGGCTACGCCTCCGCCCCTGCCTTCGGGGCGGCCTTTCGCGCGGCCTTCGGGATGACGCCGGCCGGGGTGCAGGGGATGCGGGGCGGGTGA
- a CDS encoding Calx-beta domain-containing protein: MSTNYWSLRNQGSLTQNWSAAGLISAADDWSGVPSIVGYRGDDLTGATGADPRTLTAGTASPANVIANQTNTSINNGGIAEFEIANPTVALQGSGTADAPNLVIYLDTTGVQDVRLAFTARDIDGTIDNAVQQLAVQYRVGGTGAWTNLPNGYVADATSGPSLATQTTDVSVTLPPDAANQGQVEVRIITTNAGGSDEWVGIDDIAVTSSPLEAGTTTLTVSDATVVEGNDGTQNLVFTVTRSNADSAFTVNYATAAGTATADADFTAAAGTLSFGVGDGLTRTVTVAVAGDTAVEGDETLTLNLSGATGGVQVTDAAGTGTITNDDVAVTRIFDIQGAGHTSDFAGQTVTTTGVVTGIYRKATGERGFFIQDPEGDGNDATSDGVLVFTGGSYADVAVGDLVQVTARVTEFTRAGQAGNLSLTELTGATVLKTGAVAVNPETGLPVNITPVVIGNGNAPGERVAPTGSFGDDPETGTFDVVRDSIDFYESLEGMAVTLEDFQATAPSSSFTESWGVTNGASNPDRTPNGGVIAKEETPFVSHEPGQTGSYDFNPERVQLENDLDNNKDGAYDFNWTNNTGAGFGDATGIVSYDRGAFEVHVTEAQSPVDTLTEKEVTTIEAHADRIRIASFNVENLAPSDGTPVLDATPDKLDRLVTAIRDNLKLPEIISLQEVQDSTGATDNGVVDATATLRELIQAIYNQTGKLYAAIDAPPENNQDGGAPGGNIRTAYLFDATAVRAGGTAELDGINNLTLVSGSDDPTTAYQELIYSYPTENRIGVDAPEFEPYVDANGATQGGTRKSVPVVFESVLSGENFLVVNNHFNSKGGSNALFGTDQDTPLPNEDKNQSAYRREAQAEAVRDYIESMLGTVPKVVVTGDINEYQFFPATKILTGELEMTGTWQGGAAENTPPTLIPGTQILYSTIESLPENERYTYVFEGNSQVLDQILLSAAANAGMEYDAVHMNAEFADQISDHDPSVVSFVVARSAAIATGGDDVIDARAFREFYGRATNLNGDDIIQGLGGNDRIVAGTGNDRLEGGSGDDVLLGGEGDDRLLGGEGNDRLIGDAGNDTMAGGNGNDIYTVTEAGDVVIELAGNGTDRVLAYADYALTAEVEALTLMGTAVSGLGNALNNRIIGNELGNVLNGGAGSDALLGGAGDDLLIGGTGRNTLTGEEGADRFRFNAPADGGATRNTITDFEAGVDRIELSRSVFTAFTVDGEIAAEQFGIGRVAATAEQRVVYDPGTGRIVYDADGAGGEIGIVVGFAQANAGISSADIWAV; this comes from the coding sequence ATGAGCACCAATTACTGGTCCCTGCGCAATCAGGGCAGCCTTACCCAGAACTGGTCCGCCGCCGGGCTGATCTCCGCCGCCGATGACTGGTCCGGCGTGCCCTCCATCGTCGGCTACCGTGGCGACGATCTGACGGGTGCCACCGGCGCGGATCCGCGGACGCTCACGGCCGGCACCGCGAGCCCGGCGAACGTGATCGCCAACCAGACGAACACGAGCATCAACAACGGCGGCATCGCCGAGTTCGAGATCGCGAACCCGACCGTCGCCCTGCAGGGCTCCGGCACCGCCGACGCCCCGAACCTCGTGATCTACCTCGACACCACGGGCGTGCAGGACGTGCGGCTCGCCTTCACAGCGCGCGACATCGACGGCACCATCGACAACGCCGTGCAGCAGCTGGCCGTGCAGTACCGCGTGGGCGGGACCGGCGCCTGGACGAACCTGCCGAACGGCTACGTCGCCGACGCGACCTCCGGCCCGAGCCTGGCAACCCAGACCACGGACGTCTCCGTCACCCTGCCGCCCGACGCGGCGAACCAGGGCCAGGTCGAGGTGCGGATCATCACCACCAACGCCGGCGGCAGTGACGAGTGGGTCGGCATCGACGACATCGCCGTCACCTCCTCCCCGCTCGAGGCCGGCACCACCACCCTCACCGTCTCCGACGCGACGGTGGTCGAGGGGAACGACGGCACGCAGAACCTCGTCTTCACCGTCACCCGCAGCAACGCGGACAGCGCCTTCACGGTGAACTACGCGACGGCGGCCGGCACTGCGACCGCGGACGCGGACTTCACCGCCGCCGCCGGCACCCTCTCCTTCGGCGTGGGCGACGGGCTGACCCGCACGGTCACCGTCGCCGTCGCGGGCGACACGGCGGTGGAGGGTGACGAGACCCTCACCCTCAACCTCTCCGGCGCCACCGGCGGGGTGCAGGTCACCGACGCCGCGGGCACCGGCACCATCACGAACGACGACGTCGCGGTCACCCGGATTTTCGACATCCAGGGCGCCGGCCACACCTCCGACTTCGCCGGGCAGACCGTCACCACCACGGGCGTGGTGACCGGCATCTACCGCAAGGCGACCGGCGAGCGCGGCTTCTTCATCCAGGACCCCGAGGGCGACGGCAACGACGCCACCTCCGACGGCGTCCTCGTCTTCACCGGCGGCAGCTACGCGGACGTGGCGGTGGGTGACCTGGTGCAGGTGACGGCCCGCGTGACGGAGTTCACCCGCGCCGGCCAGGCCGGGAACCTCTCCCTCACCGAGCTGACGGGCGCGACCGTGCTCAAGACCGGCGCCGTGGCGGTGAACCCCGAGACCGGCCTGCCCGTGAACATCACCCCGGTGGTGATCGGCAACGGCAACGCCCCCGGCGAGCGCGTGGCGCCCACGGGCAGCTTCGGCGACGACCCGGAGACCGGCACCTTCGACGTCGTCCGCGACTCGATCGACTTCTACGAGAGCCTGGAGGGCATGGCGGTCACGCTGGAGGATTTCCAGGCCACCGCCCCCTCCTCCTCCTTCACCGAGAGCTGGGGCGTGACCAACGGCGCCTCCAACCCCGACCGGACGCCGAATGGCGGCGTGATCGCGAAGGAGGAGACGCCCTTCGTCAGCCATGAGCCGGGCCAGACCGGCAGCTACGACTTCAACCCGGAGCGCGTCCAGCTCGAGAACGACCTGGATAACAACAAGGACGGCGCCTACGACTTCAACTGGACGAACAACACCGGGGCCGGATTCGGTGACGCCACGGGCATCGTGAGCTACGACCGCGGCGCCTTCGAGGTGCACGTGACCGAGGCGCAGTCCCCCGTGGACACGCTGACGGAGAAGGAGGTCACCACGATCGAGGCCCATGCGGACCGCATCCGCATCGCGAGCTTCAACGTGGAGAACCTGGCCCCCAGCGACGGCACGCCGGTGCTGGACGCCACCCCGGACAAGCTGGACCGCCTCGTCACCGCGATCCGCGACAACCTGAAGCTGCCCGAGATCATCTCCCTCCAGGAGGTGCAGGACAGCACCGGCGCCACCGACAACGGCGTGGTGGACGCCACCGCGACGCTGCGCGAGCTGATCCAGGCCATCTACAACCAGACCGGCAAGCTCTACGCCGCGATCGACGCGCCGCCCGAGAACAACCAGGACGGCGGGGCGCCGGGCGGCAACATCCGGACCGCCTACCTCTTCGACGCCACCGCGGTGCGCGCCGGCGGCACGGCGGAGCTGGACGGGATCAACAACCTTACCCTCGTCTCCGGCTCCGACGATCCCACCACCGCCTACCAGGAGCTGATCTACAGCTACCCGACGGAGAACCGCATCGGCGTGGACGCGCCGGAGTTCGAGCCCTACGTGGACGCCAACGGCGCCACCCAGGGCGGCACCCGCAAGTCCGTGCCCGTGGTGTTCGAGAGCGTGCTGAGCGGCGAGAACTTCCTCGTCGTCAACAACCACTTCAACTCCAAGGGCGGCTCCAACGCCCTCTTCGGCACGGACCAGGACACGCCGCTGCCGAACGAGGACAAGAACCAGTCCGCCTACCGCCGCGAGGCGCAGGCCGAGGCGGTGCGCGACTACATCGAGAGCATGCTCGGCACCGTGCCGAAGGTCGTCGTCACCGGCGACATCAACGAGTACCAGTTCTTCCCCGCCACCAAGATCCTGACGGGCGAGCTGGAGATGACGGGCACCTGGCAGGGCGGCGCGGCGGAGAACACGCCCCCCACCCTCATCCCCGGCACGCAGATCCTCTACTCCACGATTGAGAGCCTGCCGGAGAACGAGCGCTACACCTACGTGTTCGAGGGCAACTCCCAGGTCCTCGACCAGATCCTGCTCTCCGCCGCCGCCAATGCGGGGATGGAGTACGACGCGGTGCACATGAACGCCGAGTTCGCCGACCAGATCTCGGACCACGACCCCTCCGTCGTCTCCTTCGTCGTGGCCCGCTCCGCCGCCATCGCGACGGGGGGCGACGACGTCATCGACGCCCGCGCCTTCCGGGAGTTCTACGGCCGCGCCACGAACCTCAACGGCGACGACATCATCCAGGGCCTGGGCGGCAACGACCGGATCGTGGCCGGGACGGGGAACGACCGCCTGGAGGGCGGCTCGGGCGACGACGTCCTCCTCGGCGGCGAGGGCGACGACCGGCTTCTCGGCGGCGAGGGCAACGACCGCCTGATCGGCGATGCCGGCAACGACACCATGGCCGGCGGCAACGGGAACGACATCTACACCGTGACCGAGGCCGGCGACGTGGTGATCGAGCTGGCGGGCAACGGCACCGACCGTGTCCTGGCCTATGCGGACTACGCGCTGACGGCCGAGGTGGAAGCCCTCACCCTCATGGGCACGGCCGTCTCCGGCCTCGGCAACGCGCTGAACAACCGCATCATCGGCAACGAGCTGGGCAACGTGCTGAACGGCGGCGCGGGGAGCGACGCGCTGCTCGGCGGCGCGGGCGACGACCTGCTCATCGGCGGGACGGGCCGCAACACGCTGACGGGCGAGGAAGGCGCGGACCGCTTCCGCTTCAACGCCCCCGCGGATGGCGGCGCCACGCGCAACACGATCACCGACTTCGAGGCGGGCGTGGACCGGATCGAGCTGAGCCGCTCGGTCTTCACCGCCTTCACCGTGGACGGCGAGATCGCGGCCGAGCAGTTCGGCATCGGGCGCGTCGCGGCCACGGCAGAGCAGCGGGTGGTCTACGACCCGGGCACCGGCCGGATCGTCTACGACGCCGACGGCGCCGGCGGCGAGATCGGGATCGTCGTCGGCTTCGCCCAGGCCAATGCGGGGATCAGCTCGGCCGACATCTGGGCGGTCTGA
- a CDS encoding DMT family protein, protein MTPAAIWTPLLLIGSNVLMTFAWYGHLKRPAWPLWLAILASWGIAFFEYCLAVPANRIGYGTFTGQQLKVMQEVITLGVFAVFSVAGLGEPLRWNYLAAMGCLIAAVGFLFLKVD, encoded by the coding sequence ATGACACCCGCCGCAATCTGGACGCCCCTCCTCCTCATTGGCTCGAACGTGCTGATGACCTTCGCCTGGTACGGGCACCTCAAGCGCCCCGCCTGGCCCCTCTGGCTCGCCATCCTCGCCTCCTGGGGCATCGCCTTTTTCGAGTACTGCCTCGCCGTGCCCGCCAACCGCATCGGCTACGGCACCTTCACCGGCCAGCAGCTGAAGGTGATGCAGGAGGTGATCACGCTGGGCGTCTTCGCGGTCTTCTCGGTGGCCGGGCTGGGGGAACCGCTGCGCTGGAACTACCTCGCCGCCATGGGCTGCCTGATCGCGGCGGTCGGGTTCCTGTTCCTGAAGGTGGACTAA
- a CDS encoding AmpG family muropeptide MFS transporter, which yields MHPLRERRFLVLLALGFSAGVPLPLVAGQVLRQWFTESGLSLTDIGLTALIGLAYSLKFLWAPALDAVAPPLLARLGRRRGWLLLIQPLLILAILATGFSNPAAAPLTTAALAAFVAFLSASQDIVVDAHRIEILEEKEQGYGLACYVWGYRLALLASGGGTLWLVGALGWGGAYAYAAALMLVGVAATLASREGPARPAPVLSWGGRLSTSVVQPFADFMRRPYWLAILLFIALFKLGEALAGVMTTPFYRSLGFSREEVAAVGTVFGLFATLGGALAGGWVVARLGTARALILTGLGQMLSNLMYVALAGAGHSLPMLWLQVGIENFTDGLADAAFVTYLSGLTSRAFTATQYALLSSLAAVPLRTLGAFSGTLAQSLGWPGFFLMTTAAALPAMAIMLFLLWRLPPAEPARRVESPAEPLA from the coding sequence ATGCACCCGCTTCGCGAACGCCGCTTCCTCGTCCTCCTCGCCCTCGGCTTCTCCGCCGGCGTCCCGCTGCCGCTGGTGGCCGGCCAGGTGCTGCGCCAGTGGTTCACGGAGAGCGGGCTCTCCCTGACCGATATTGGCCTCACCGCGCTCATCGGGCTGGCCTACTCGCTGAAGTTCCTCTGGGCCCCGGCGCTGGACGCGGTGGCGCCGCCGCTCCTGGCGCGGCTCGGCCGGCGGCGCGGCTGGCTGCTGCTGATCCAGCCGCTCCTGATCCTCGCGATCCTCGCCACCGGTTTCAGCAACCCGGCGGCCGCGCCGCTGACCACGGCCGCCCTCGCCGCATTCGTCGCCTTCCTCTCCGCCAGCCAGGACATCGTGGTGGACGCCCACCGCATCGAGATCCTGGAGGAGAAGGAGCAGGGCTACGGCCTGGCCTGCTACGTCTGGGGCTACCGGCTGGCGCTGCTGGCCAGCGGCGGCGGCACGCTCTGGCTCGTGGGCGCGCTCGGCTGGGGCGGGGCCTACGCCTACGCCGCGGCGCTGATGCTGGTGGGCGTGGCCGCCACCCTCGCCTCGCGTGAGGGGCCGGCGCGCCCCGCCCCCGTCCTCTCCTGGGGCGGGCGCCTCAGCACCTCCGTCGTGCAGCCCTTCGCGGACTTCATGCGGCGTCCCTACTGGCTGGCCATCCTGCTCTTCATCGCCCTCTTCAAGCTCGGGGAGGCGCTGGCGGGGGTCATGACCACGCCCTTCTACCGCTCCCTCGGCTTCAGCCGGGAGGAGGTGGCGGCGGTGGGCACCGTCTTCGGCCTCTTCGCCACCCTGGGCGGCGCGCTCGCCGGCGGCTGGGTGGTGGCCCGCCTCGGCACCGCCCGCGCGCTGATCCTCACCGGCCTCGGCCAGATGCTCTCCAACCTCATGTACGTCGCGCTCGCCGGTGCCGGGCACAGCCTGCCGATGCTCTGGCTCCAGGTGGGGATCGAGAACTTCACGGACGGCCTCGCCGACGCCGCCTTCGTCACCTACCTCTCCGGCCTCACCAGCCGCGCCTTCACCGCCACGCAGTACGCGCTGCTCTCCTCGCTCGCCGCCGTGCCGCTGCGCACGCTCGGCGCCTTTTCCGGCACGCTGGCGCAGTCCCTGGGCTGGCCGGGCTTCTTCCTCATGACCACCGCCGCCGCCCTGCCCGCCATGGCGATCATGCTCTTCCTCCTCTGGCGCCTGCCGCCCGCGGAACCGGCGCGCCGCGTGGAATCCCCTGCGGAGCCCCTTGCATGA